One region of bacterium genomic DNA includes:
- a CDS encoding DUF4402 domain-containing protein yields the protein MAAVYALFHPIWLYSLSNPSGPGTSSSSASLDVDITIPVLFRISDISDLNFGNFTQTGASKITLDDDVCVYTNDSSGEYRITASGNGTASAFTLSKSGDESALLSYVVKWNAQSGTSGNFDLTAGVTYPSNLSGANTSSSSCLTGLSSTGNFQVSISVDDILGSNSGTYTGTLTINISAAV from the coding sequence ATGGCGGCTGTTTATGCCCTTTTTCATCCAATCTGGCTCTATTCCCTTTCAAATCCTTCCGGCCCTGGAACTTCATCCTCTTCTGCGTCGTTAGATGTTGATATCACTATTCCAGTCTTATTTCGAATCAGTGATATCAGCGATCTGAACTTCGGTAATTTTACTCAAACTGGAGCATCGAAGATTACTCTGGATGATGATGTATGTGTTTATACGAATGATTCCAGTGGTGAATATCGGATTACGGCGTCTGGTAATGGAACAGCTTCAGCATTCACTCTTTCGAAGTCTGGGGATGAGTCTGCTCTTCTCTCTTATGTCGTGAAATGGAATGCTCAGTCAGGAACGAGTGGCAACTTTGATCTCACTGCAGGGGTTACGTATCCAAGTAACCTGAGTGGTGCTAATACGAGTTCTTCATCCTGCCTTACCGGACTTTCATCAACGGGGAATTTTCAGGTATCAATCTCTGTTGATGATATTCTTGGTAGTAACTCAGGAACGTACACTGGAACTCTGACGATAAACATCTCAGCTGCTGTCTAG
- a CDS encoding AMIN domain-containing protein: MIQKRKQGSCFLFVFLMFLAVAAGAQDDVRTDSEVIEVTHDRIHVQIVERGVGESCRMEVQHPASLSTRSFRLANHERLVVDLKGVVLPRGRVVRVKDSSCVSAVRFGIQPKASRIVFDLFDTIPKKYALTPRDKSFSLVIGGDSESAPLDEVSDRGSAVKDAKEIPAPRSTDEVVSQVATLETEKAQSVVATDEKMNRMETTTVIDSELPIPRVAELTDEMDEHLTGVEAPFALDTPVIEFSRGDRRVANVTISNTSQVPLTFSTGSFRIRDPGLSSEERVADSKMLVSPKMFSLEPGTRRQVRVVLTGPPSAAEDVFHVVVTALEGFENIKVALDREEWAEGAIQGRATVLVLASRTDTLPEMTVRNDDSGAVIGNSGKKSFLLDGISICPLDGKCTTIASQRLFPRMEVQFDVPEKGYLQFLKVAGTNVQPHRIEVPLENIEGKE; the protein is encoded by the coding sequence ATGATTCAAAAACGAAAACAAGGAAGCTGTTTTTTGTTTGTGTTTCTCATGTTCCTCGCAGTTGCAGCAGGTGCTCAAGATGACGTACGCACGGATAGTGAGGTCATAGAGGTAACACATGATCGTATTCATGTTCAAATCGTTGAAAGAGGTGTGGGGGAGTCTTGCCGCATGGAGGTACAACATCCGGCTTCCCTAAGTACACGTTCCTTTCGACTGGCAAATCATGAGCGACTGGTGGTTGACTTGAAGGGAGTGGTATTGCCTCGAGGACGAGTAGTGAGGGTTAAGGATTCCTCCTGTGTATCAGCAGTCCGTTTTGGTATCCAGCCGAAGGCCTCCCGAATCGTATTCGATTTATTCGACACCATTCCGAAGAAGTATGCGCTAACACCCCGGGATAAGAGCTTCTCACTTGTCATTGGAGGCGATTCAGAGAGTGCTCCTCTTGATGAGGTTAGCGATCGGGGTTCAGCGGTGAAGGATGCGAAAGAGATTCCTGCTCCTCGGTCAACTGATGAGGTGGTGTCTCAAGTCGCTACTTTGGAGACTGAGAAAGCTCAATCCGTCGTTGCGACGGATGAGAAGATGAATCGAATGGAAACCACAACTGTGATAGACAGTGAACTTCCAATTCCGAGGGTAGCTGAGCTCACTGATGAAATGGATGAGCATCTCACCGGTGTTGAAGCCCCATTTGCTCTCGATACCCCGGTGATCGAGTTTTCGCGAGGGGATAGGAGGGTAGCAAATGTTACTATTTCGAACACCAGTCAAGTTCCACTGACGTTCTCTACGGGTAGTTTTAGGATTCGAGATCCAGGACTTTCAAGTGAGGAGCGCGTTGCTGATAGTAAGATGCTGGTTTCACCGAAGATGTTTTCATTGGAGCCTGGGACGCGTAGGCAGGTTCGAGTTGTTCTCACAGGACCTCCCTCCGCAGCAGAGGATGTGTTTCATGTTGTGGTAACAGCCTTGGAGGGGTTTGAGAATATCAAGGTAGCTTTAGATCGGGAGGAGTGGGCAGAAGGTGCCATTCAAGGGAGAGCAACCGTTTTAGTTCTCGCTAGTCGTACGGATACGCTGCCAGAGATGACAGTACGCAATGATGACTCGGGCGCTGTTATCGGAAATAGTGGCAAGAAAAGTTTTCTCCTCGATGGTATTTCTATCTGCCCATTGGATGGTAAATGTACCACCATTGCCAGTCAGAGATTGTTTCCACGGATGGAGGTGCAATTTGATGTGCCAGAAAAGGGATATCTTCAGTTCTTGAAAGTTGCTGGAACGAATGTTCAGCCACATCGTATTGAGGTTCCCCTCGAGAATATTGAGGGTAAGGAGTAG